In Leptodesmis sichuanensis A121, the following are encoded in one genomic region:
- a CDS encoding DUF6884 domain-containing protein produces MPYPRVLVITSCTGKKQSKPENQLVLADFKNADRLQKREAELADFSTTAGAMYTGMQHLRLMEGVLQLRGALGQNAVDLSILSAGYGLIEEDRLIVPYEVTFNGMKGHEVDGWARSLGLHDAFEKAIAPYDLIFLLLGENYLRSLTLPVETRPDQTLVFLASYSSTRFIRTLAAKTFILPLSNADAKRYRYGLVGLKGFLFKRFAEVVCKDAELLKAVYEEPTVFQEVIDQQETQLELTLGVSVSAAKKASKQVIKPPAEDYLAIPPCPPAPNVHLGLRSESRIAPLSYRHEHRTSRSRQPA; encoded by the coding sequence ATGCCTTATCCCCGTGTCTTAGTTATTACGTCCTGCACTGGGAAGAAGCAGTCTAAACCCGAGAATCAACTGGTCTTGGCAGACTTTAAGAATGCCGATCGCCTACAGAAACGGGAAGCTGAATTAGCTGATTTCTCTACCACTGCCGGAGCGATGTATACCGGGATGCAGCATCTCCGACTGATGGAAGGGGTGCTGCAGTTGCGTGGTGCATTGGGACAAAATGCTGTGGATCTCAGTATCCTATCGGCAGGGTATGGGTTGATTGAAGAGGACAGGTTGATTGTCCCCTACGAGGTCACCTTCAACGGCATGAAGGGGCATGAGGTGGATGGTTGGGCACGATCGCTCGGATTGCACGATGCATTTGAGAAAGCGATCGCCCCTTATGACCTCATCTTCTTATTGCTGGGAGAGAACTATCTGCGATCGCTGACACTGCCTGTCGAAACCAGACCTGATCAGACGTTAGTATTTCTGGCATCTTACAGTAGTACTCGATTTATCAGGACTTTAGCAGCGAAGACGTTTATATTGCCGTTATCAAATGCTGATGCAAAACGTTATCGCTATGGATTGGTTGGGCTAAAGGGGTTTCTGTTCAAACGATTTGCAGAAGTAGTCTGTAAGGACGCTGAATTATTAAAAGCGGTTTATGAGGAGCCGACCGTCTTTCAGGAAGTGATCGACCAGCAGGAGACCCAGTTAGAGTTGACATTGGGGGTGTCTGTCTCTGCGGCTAAAAAGGCGTCTAAACAAGTCATTAAGCCCCCAGCAGAGGACTACCTAGCCATTCCTCCCTGCCCGCCAGCACCTAATGTTCACTTGGGATTAAGATCAGAGAGCAGGATCGCACCACTGAGCTATCGCCATGAACATCGAAC
- the queC gene encoding 7-cyano-7-deazaguanine synthase QueC, which produces MFFHSAPIIVHILSFLSFCCLSSKPSFSHRTQLIALSLHYGQRHDRELVAAKRVAEHLGIKEHFVVDVNLAQWGGSALTDQTVEVPTDGVQPGVIPVTYVPGRNTVFLAIALSLAEAKGAEAIYLGINAVDYSGYPDCRPEYLEAVQHLATLSSKTGLEGKAPKLVAPLVMDSKVDIVHRALRLGVPIALTWSCYQGQAEPCGLCDSCRIRDQALIDAGRPDLATLVGRELYEQEAECLIPVS; this is translated from the coding sequence ATGTTTTTTCACTCTGCACCGATCATTGTGCATATCCTGTCTTTTCTCAGCTTTTGCTGCCTCTCCTCAAAGCCATCTTTTTCGCATCGCACCCAACTAATTGCCCTGTCGCTCCACTACGGTCAACGGCACGATCGTGAACTGGTTGCCGCCAAACGGGTCGCTGAGCATTTGGGGATCAAGGAACACTTTGTGGTAGATGTGAACCTGGCGCAGTGGGGCGGTTCTGCCCTCACTGACCAAACCGTAGAAGTGCCTACCGATGGTGTGCAACCTGGAGTCATACCTGTCACTTATGTACCAGGGCGGAATACGGTTTTTCTAGCGATCGCCCTCTCGCTAGCGGAAGCCAAAGGAGCCGAGGCAATTTATTTGGGAATCAACGCAGTGGACTACTCCGGCTATCCTGACTGCCGACCGGAGTATCTGGAAGCTGTTCAGCACCTCGCCACTCTTTCCTCCAAAACCGGACTGGAAGGTAAAGCTCCCAAGCTTGTCGCGCCCTTGGTGATGGATTCGAAGGTGGACATTGTGCATCGGGCTTTGCGGTTAGGAGTGCCTATTGCACTGACGTGGTCTTGCTATCAAGGACAAGCAGAACCTTGTGGATTGTGTGACTCATGCCGGATTCGAGATCAGGCTTTAATTGACGCGGGTAGACCTGATCTGGCAACGTTAGTAGGTCGTGAGTTGTATGAGCAGGAAGCCGAATGCCTTATCCCCGTGTCTTAG
- a CDS encoding ISLre2 family transposase codes for MNIPATLDLNQAIETFKQTIAPLLAVGEISSWDGVALKAREEAIRAAALVLAGQVIALLLHELSEHPDSQREANQRTRSSRGFMARSQGKRRVKVLTVGNVVVEFKVGYILNGVSQQKRKGKRKAGQRGPSQGQGFYPLLRWLGLEEQVSPLVWSVVAAAGMLSRSFAQATEQLQQWGIELSEKRVVRLTYGFGQIGLALTDQWLAQLQQGQLPTGQTFEGQRVGLSVDGGRTRLRYNKRGRRRATKRRGDRGHWREPKLFTLYAIDEQGQRINTVKLPVINDGTFTGIEGFMSLLEMYLVKLGVVHAQQVLLLADGAPWIWHRIPALLERLGLPKDRLIELIDFYHASQHLKDFAEAAFSKAQVARKWFEAARSSLKRGKLAQLLTQMQQILAQKHTRQQRKAMTTPFNYFNDQPQRFAYGQVQAMNLPIGSGAIESLIRQVVNLRLKGNGKFWLPEHAEILLQGRCYWAAGRWDTFCAEILTAKLDAKRLEIVEPNASDLAVA; via the coding sequence ATGAATATACCTGCAACCCTGGATCTCAACCAAGCCATTGAAACATTTAAGCAAACCATTGCCCCACTGCTGGCCGTGGGGGAAATTTCCAGTTGGGATGGAGTGGCGTTGAAAGCACGGGAGGAGGCAATCCGCGCCGCGGCTCTGGTGCTAGCCGGCCAGGTGATTGCCCTGCTGCTGCACGAACTCAGTGAGCATCCAGATAGCCAACGAGAAGCCAACCAACGGACCCGCTCATCACGAGGCTTCATGGCTCGCAGTCAAGGCAAACGCCGGGTCAAGGTATTAACCGTAGGCAATGTCGTCGTTGAGTTCAAGGTGGGCTACATTCTCAATGGGGTCTCTCAGCAGAAGCGGAAAGGCAAGCGGAAAGCCGGTCAACGGGGGCCATCCCAGGGACAGGGATTCTATCCCCTGCTGCGTTGGTTGGGACTGGAAGAGCAAGTCAGTCCCCTGGTTTGGAGCGTGGTTGCAGCGGCAGGGATGCTGTCGAGGTCCTTTGCGCAAGCGACTGAGCAGTTGCAGCAATGGGGCATTGAGTTGAGTGAGAAACGGGTGGTGCGACTGACCTATGGTTTTGGTCAAATCGGCCTGGCGTTAACCGACCAGTGGCTGGCTCAGTTGCAGCAAGGCCAACTGCCCACTGGCCAGACCTTTGAGGGACAGAGAGTGGGGTTGAGTGTCGATGGCGGGCGCACCCGGTTGCGATACAACAAACGGGGTAGACGACGGGCGACCAAGCGGCGGGGGGATCGGGGGCATTGGCGAGAACCCAAACTATTCACCCTCTATGCCATCGATGAGCAGGGCCAGCGCATCAATACAGTCAAATTACCGGTCATTAATGACGGCACCTTTACCGGTATCGAAGGATTCATGAGCCTGCTGGAGATGTATCTGGTCAAATTGGGGGTTGTGCATGCCCAGCAAGTGTTGCTGCTAGCCGATGGTGCTCCTTGGATTTGGCACCGGATTCCCGCCCTTCTGGAACGCTTGGGCCTGCCCAAAGACCGACTGATTGAGTTGATTGACTTTTACCATGCCAGTCAGCATTTGAAGGATTTTGCTGAGGCGGCTTTTAGCAAAGCTCAAGTGGCACGGAAATGGTTCGAGGCGGCTCGTTCTAGCCTCAAACGGGGTAAGTTGGCGCAACTCCTGACACAGATGCAGCAGATTCTGGCTCAGAAACACACGCGCCAACAACGCAAGGCAATGACAACCCCATTCAACTACTTTAATGACCAACCCCAGCGCTTTGCCTATGGGCAGGTACAGGCAATGAATCTACCGATTGGCAGTGGAGCCATTGAGAGTCTAATCCGCCAGGTGGTCAACCTGCGGCTCAAGGGAAATGGCAAGTTTTGGTTGCCTGAACATGCAGAAATTCTGCTTCAAGGTCGCTGTTATTGGGCGGCAGGACGATGGGACACCTTCTGTGCTGAAATTTTGACTGCCAAACTCGATGCCAAGCGGCTAGAAATTGTCGAGCCCAATGCGAGTGACTTAGCGGTGGCCTAA
- a CDS encoding 7-cyano-7-deazaguanine synthase: MNTPKAVVLLSGGLDSATSAAQAIADGYELIGCQAEKMGRLGHR; this comes from the coding sequence ATGAATACCCCCAAAGCAGTTGTTTTATTGTCTGGTGGTCTAGATTCGGCAACCTCTGCGGCTCAGGCGATCGCCGATGGCTACGAACTAATTGGGTGCCAAGCGGAAAAAATGGGTAGGTTAGGCCACCGCTAA
- a CDS encoding 7-carboxy-7-deazaguanine synthase QueE — translation MVETFHSVQGEGAWTGTNAFFIRLAGCDVGCPWCDTKHSWNAHRHPQRLTADLIAEARATDLAIVIITGGEPLMHDLSSLSNGLRAAGLRVHLETSGAHPFSGSFDWVTFSPKRSKPPHKSIYPQVSELKVVVANPSNLSWAEDQAAQIPTDVVKLLQPEWGTPDSYSLIFEYVLSHPEWRISLQTHKFTNIR, via the coding sequence GTGGTGGAAACCTTCCACTCGGTTCAGGGCGAGGGAGCCTGGACAGGTACAAATGCCTTTTTTATTCGACTGGCAGGATGTGACGTCGGCTGTCCCTGGTGCGACACCAAGCATTCCTGGAATGCTCACCGCCATCCCCAACGCCTCACTGCCGACCTGATTGCAGAAGCTAGAGCGACAGATCTGGCGATCGTCATCATTACAGGTGGCGAACCCCTGATGCATGACCTCTCCTCCCTCAGCAATGGGTTAAGAGCCGCAGGGTTGCGAGTCCATCTAGAGACCTCTGGCGCACATCCCTTCAGTGGCAGTTTCGACTGGGTTACTTTCTCCCCTAAGCGATCCAAGCCACCTCACAAAAGTATTTATCCACAGGTCAGTGAACTGAAGGTTGTGGTTGCTAACCCGTCTAATCTGTCATGGGCAGAGGATCAGGCTGCCCAAATTCCAACCGATGTGGTCAAACTTCTACAACCGGAATGGGGTACACCTGATAGCTACTCGCTCATCTTTGAGTATGTTCTCAGTCACCCGGAGTGGCGAATCAGCTTACAAACCCATAAATTCACCAACATTCGATAA
- a CDS encoding HEAT repeat domain-containing protein — protein MPCVAILTALPVEYLAVRAHLTDLHEETHPKGTIYERGKFAADGSTWDVGIVEIGAGNPGAALEAERAIAYFNPDVILFVGVAGGIKDVALGDVVASTKVYGYESGKAEETFRPRPEVGLSAYGLEQRARAEARKTDWLQRLPSAPSPTPKVYVAPIAAGEKVVASTESEVFQFLRSNYGDAIAVEMEGFGFLDAARANQQVSALVIRGISDLIYNKTEADKEGYQKIAARHASAFAFETLAKYHPERSSVITTSEVPSSSSEQAACKFLEEIESKCQFIKLFHPPQQIILQTQYIPMQVTLWNYAKSATELKRPCVQQGKEKKQQAKANWQEVKQQYQRLMVLADAGMGKSTLLQMEALTTAQQERQRLEANTLTVDDVIFPLFFRLSDLVKASEAGSTKLIEVILQLLELDYEQTLPPIKALLEKKLKSGKCVLLLDALDEVPREKRTEFAERLNRFARNYPCSIICTSRIVGYGGRFLDGATEVEIVPFSQRQIEQYVANWFTNAANYLEDKSVSAKSLTEELQQKTQLVGLAQNPLLLSLICRQYQMKGLILPIRRVQVYEKALDYMLSGWSQNRKPLDEGRIVAKRRLLQELAYRFSNDAQEIFTGDELYNQIEQYLRGDTCATVFQNISSDRLFTELTEEDGILQKLTKEDNRYLFLHRTFQEYLTATYLHQVMQDDLNRGIALARELFWDFDRHETLSLLAGIMADPIPLLQAITAEKDDIFSTLLLLAGQCLAECRETAHPLIKTIVDRIYKLWRTYPSAPFIQSTLVELGQVHSLVIQSLQHALLDDAVGRQAKDVLIKIGTPQAIEVLMVNIHGSFLLVCALSEIVELSLSENFTPQVVDSLINALSDSDYLTRREAAKALVRIGDPRALEPLTKCLYDPGGTTLLRGDVRHYAAKALAKINTPQAVQSLINALQSSDNEARSAAERALGEMDTPQALESLIAVLQDPSSPGRSNAASALGRIGDRRAVQPLINALYDSDSDVRSRAAIALGEIGDRRAVQPLIDALYDSDSDVRFWAAEALGEIGDPQAVQPLIDTLWSSDLHPRRHAAKALGKIGTSEAVQPLIDALYDSDSDVRWWAAKALGKKAVEALAARLQDLGNCDISRTIEALGNIVNPLTYALEYSEIDVRFAAEALDALVEPQVVEPLISALDNSENSVKWHAAEALGKIGAPQALEPLIAAALQNSDIGLTWRAAEALVNKVIPQAVEIAIVGLGDSNTSVREHAAKTLNLIKTPQVTELLISALKETHDPCEWGWGGGIHIPNFKDIARIAETLGWIGTPQAIEALIVTLREGDKASRVIEGLARVDTPQVVNTLINSLNDADESVRYWSTKALGKIGTSKVIEPLIEVLYDSDTSVRTSAIEALEQIGTSELLEKLLLSPGIDLYASDIFPWARTLAVRYSKDKLPFIPVYPERVRFSPVWETVKRWTRQFGQSRSINQ, from the coding sequence ATGCCTTGTGTAGCGATCCTGACTGCCCTCCCCGTAGAATACTTAGCGGTTCGCGCCCACCTCACTGACCTTCATGAGGAAACCCACCCCAAGGGGACTATCTACGAGCGGGGCAAGTTTGCTGCTGACGGTTCAACATGGGATGTGGGGATTGTGGAAATTGGGGCAGGCAATCCCGGTGCAGCCCTGGAAGCAGAACGGGCGATCGCCTACTTCAACCCCGATGTCATCCTCTTTGTTGGGGTCGCGGGAGGGATCAAGGATGTGGCGCTGGGTGATGTCGTTGCCTCAACTAAAGTTTATGGATATGAGTCTGGTAAAGCCGAGGAAACCTTTAGACCCAGACCGGAAGTGGGGTTGAGTGCCTACGGTTTAGAACAACGAGCCAGAGCCGAAGCCAGAAAAACGGATTGGTTACAAAGACTACCGTCAGCACCTTCCCCCACTCCCAAAGTTTATGTTGCTCCGATCGCAGCGGGCGAAAAGGTCGTGGCTTCGACCGAATCGGAGGTTTTTCAGTTCTTGCGATCGAACTACGGAGATGCGATCGCTGTTGAAATGGAGGGATTTGGGTTTCTGGATGCAGCTCGTGCCAACCAACAGGTGTCTGCACTGGTCATTCGAGGTATTTCCGACCTGATTTATAACAAAACTGAGGCGGACAAGGAAGGCTATCAGAAGATTGCTGCACGTCATGCCAGTGCCTTCGCTTTTGAGACCTTGGCTAAGTATCATCCTGAGCGATCATCAGTTATAACAACCAGCGAAGTCCCCTCATCCTCTTCTGAGCAGGCTGCCTGCAAGTTTCTGGAAGAGATCGAAAGCAAATGTCAGTTTATCAAGCTGTTTCACCCCCCCCAGCAAATCATTTTGCAGACGCAGTACATTCCCATGCAGGTTACGCTTTGGAACTATGCCAAGTCAGCGACAGAACTGAAACGGCCTTGTGTTCAGCAAGGTAAGGAGAAAAAGCAGCAGGCTAAAGCTAATTGGCAAGAGGTGAAGCAACAGTATCAAAGACTCATGGTATTAGCTGATGCGGGAATGGGTAAGTCTACACTGTTGCAAATGGAAGCCCTAACAACCGCCCAACAGGAACGCCAACGTTTGGAAGCGAATACTCTCACAGTAGATGATGTGATTTTTCCGCTGTTTTTTCGGCTTTCTGATTTGGTTAAGGCAAGCGAAGCAGGGTCAACAAAACTTATTGAGGTAATCCTTCAACTGCTTGAATTGGATTATGAGCAGACGCTTCCGCCTATTAAAGCACTGCTTGAAAAAAAGTTAAAGAGCGGGAAATGTGTTTTGTTACTGGATGCACTGGATGAAGTTCCGAGAGAGAAGCGTACAGAGTTCGCAGAGAGGCTCAATCGTTTTGCTCGTAATTATCCCTGCTCCATCATTTGTACTTCGCGGATTGTAGGGTACGGAGGTAGGTTTCTCGACGGAGCCACAGAGGTAGAAATTGTTCCCTTCAGCCAGCGGCAAATCGAACAGTATGTTGCAAACTGGTTTACTAATGCAGCGAATTATCTTGAGGATAAATCAGTTTCAGCCAAATCCTTAACTGAGGAGCTACAACAGAAAACTCAACTTGTGGGATTGGCTCAGAACCCGCTCCTTTTATCACTGATTTGCAGACAGTATCAAATGAAAGGTTTAATCCTTCCAATACGACGTGTGCAAGTATATGAAAAGGCTTTGGATTATATGCTGAGTGGATGGAGCCAGAATCGGAAGCCGTTGGACGAAGGCAGAATCGTAGCCAAACGCCGTTTATTGCAGGAGCTTGCCTATCGGTTTTCCAACGACGCTCAAGAGATTTTTACTGGGGATGAACTCTATAACCAGATTGAGCAGTATCTGCGAGGAGACACCTGCGCAACAGTCTTTCAGAACATCAGCAGCGATCGCTTGTTTACGGAACTGACTGAAGAAGATGGGATTCTGCAAAAGCTCACTAAAGAGGACAACAGGTATCTGTTTCTGCACCGGACGTTTCAGGAGTACTTAACTGCTACTTATCTACATCAAGTGATGCAGGACGATCTGAATCGCGGTATTGCGTTGGCTAGAGAACTATTTTGGGATTTCGATCGCCATGAAACTTTGAGCTTATTGGCAGGGATAATGGCCGATCCGATTCCCCTGCTCCAGGCAATCACTGCTGAGAAAGACGATATTTTCTCGACCTTGCTGTTGTTAGCAGGTCAATGTCTAGCAGAATGCCGAGAAACTGCACATCCCCTTATTAAAACTATTGTCGATAGAATCTATAAGCTGTGGCGAACTTATCCATCTGCCCCTTTCATTCAATCTACTCTTGTGGAACTAGGTCAAGTACACTCGCTAGTGATTCAGAGTTTGCAACATGCTCTCTTAGATGATGCTGTTGGGCGGCAAGCCAAAGACGTCTTAATTAAGATTGGGACCCCACAGGCAATAGAAGTTTTGATGGTCAACATACATGGCTCTTTCCTTCTCGTATGCGCATTATCTGAGATTGTAGAATTATCCTTGTCTGAGAATTTCACCCCGCAAGTAGTGGATTCCCTAATCAACGCTCTTTCTGACTCAGATTATTTGACCAGAAGAGAAGCCGCAAAAGCATTAGTCAGAATCGGTGATCCACGAGCATTAGAGCCCTTGACAAAGTGTCTTTATGACCCAGGCGGAACTACCCTTCTTAGGGGGGATGTTAGGCATTATGCGGCGAAAGCACTAGCTAAGATTAATACTCCGCAGGCAGTCCAGTCCTTAATTAATGCGCTTCAATCTTCAGATAATGAAGCTAGAAGCGCTGCAGAAAGGGCATTGGGGGAAATGGATACCCCACAGGCATTAGAGTCTTTAATAGCTGTTCTCCAAGACCCAAGTAGTCCGGGTAGAAGCAATGCAGCAAGTGCGTTAGGTAGGATTGGCGATCGACGAGCAGTACAACCCTTAATTAATGCACTCTATGATTCAGATAGTGATGTTAGATCTCGTGCAGCAATAGCATTGGGTGAAATTGGCGATCGACGAGCAGTGCAACCCTTAATCGATGCACTCTATGACTCAGATAGCGATGTCAGATTCTGGGCAGCAGAAGCATTGGGTGAGATTGGTGACCCACAAGCAGTACAACCCCTGATTGACACTCTCTGGAGCTCAGATTTACATCCTAGACGGCATGCTGCAAAAGCTTTAGGTAAAATTGGCACGTCAGAAGCAGTACAGCCCTTAATCGATGCTCTCTATGATTCAGATAGTGACGTTAGATGGTGGGCAGCAAAAGCTTTAGGCAAGAAGGCAGTGGAGGCGTTAGCTGCAAGACTTCAGGATTTGGGCAATTGCGATATATCGCGCACCATAGAAGCACTGGGTAATATCGTAAATCCCCTGACCTACGCCCTTGAGTACTCGGAGATTGACGTTAGATTTGCAGCAGAGGCATTAGATGCGCTAGTTGAGCCACAAGTCGTGGAGCCTTTAATCTCTGCCTTAGATAACTCAGAGAATTCTGTTAAATGGCACGCAGCAGAAGCTTTGGGCAAGATTGGTGCTCCGCAGGCGTTAGAACCTTTAATAGCTGCTGCCCTCCAAAACTCAGACATTGGACTCACATGGCGTGCAGCAGAGGCATTGGTTAATAAAGTCATACCACAGGCGGTGGAAATCGCAATTGTTGGTCTAGGTGACTCAAACACCAGCGTCAGAGAACATGCAGCAAAGACATTGAACCTGATCAAAACTCCACAAGTCACGGAGCTTCTGATTTCTGCTCTGAAGGAAACCCATGATCCTTGCGAATGGGGGTGGGGCGGGGGAATTCATATTCCTAATTTTAAAGATATAGCGCGTATAGCAGAGACTCTGGGTTGGATTGGTACGCCACAGGCAATAGAAGCCCTAATAGTTACTTTGCGTGAAGGAGACAAAGCCAGTCGGGTCATTGAAGGATTGGCTAGGGTTGATACTCCACAGGTAGTCAATACTTTAATCAATTCTCTCAACGATGCTGACGAGTCAGTTAGGTATTGGTCAACAAAAGCTTTAGGTAAAATTGGTACCTCCAAGGTGATAGAGCCTTTAATTGAGGTACTTTATGATTCTGATACTTCAGTTAGAACCAGTGCAATAGAGGCATTAGAGCAGATTGGCACTTCGGAACTTTTAGAGAAGTTGCTCCTCTCCCCTGGAATTGATCTCTACGCGTCTGATATATTTCCCTGGGCAAGAACCCTGGCGGTTCGCTATAGCAAAGACAAATTACCGTTCATCCCTGTTTATCCAGAGCGAGTCAGATTTTCACCCGTTTGGGAAACGGTAAAGCGTTGGACAAGGCAGTTTGGTCAATCTCGCTCAATTAACCAGTAA
- a CDS encoding calcium-binding protein, with translation MAKVEREAEREERITMEIVVDAYGPEEQAMGWYYYLQDTMQFPFTATCISKRRISPLKEGATVEVVGMAPEDECDREMFVEIDWEGDTLAVPLIQLEATEADAETQQAIADWHYWVNQGYEFG, from the coding sequence ATGGCGAAGGTAGAGCGAGAGGCAGAGCGGGAAGAGCGGATCACGATGGAAATTGTGGTGGATGCCTATGGCCCAGAAGAGCAGGCAATGGGCTGGTACTACTACTTGCAGGATACGATGCAATTTCCCTTCACCGCCACCTGCATCAGCAAGCGACGTATTTCTCCTCTAAAAGAAGGCGCGACCGTGGAAGTGGTGGGCATGGCACCGGAGGATGAGTGCGATCGCGAAATGTTTGTGGAGATAGACTGGGAGGGCGATACGCTGGCAGTGCCATTAATTCAGCTAGAGGCGACCGAGGCAGATGCTGAGACGCAGCAGGCGATTGCAGACTGGCATTACTGGGTGAATCAGGGCTATGAGTTTGGGTAG
- a CDS encoding type II toxin-antitoxin system RelE/ParE family toxin — protein sequence MTPQFRLTAPAIQDIEQIADYIARESGLAQADRFLTRLDAKFAKIAQFPNLGRQRNEILPGLRSLPMEQYLILYIPVNQDVDILRVVSGYRNLSALFADADD from the coding sequence ATGACTCCACAGTTTCGCCTCACCGCGCCCGCAATTCAGGATATTGAGCAAATTGCAGACTATATCGCCCGTGAATCTGGCTTGGCTCAAGCCGATCGTTTTCTAACCAGACTGGATGCCAAATTTGCCAAAATCGCTCAATTTCCCAACCTCGGACGACAGCGCAACGAAATCCTACCTGGACTACGCAGCTTGCCAATGGAGCAGTATCTCATTCTCTACATACCAGTAAATCAGGACGTAGATATTCTTCGAGTCGTCAGCGGTTATCGAAATCTATCTGCCCTGTTTGCTGATGCAGATGACTGA
- a CDS encoding ribbon-helix-helix domain-containing protein, translated as MQIVLPPELEELVQRQLASGKYQTAIDVLIAGAKLLEQQEDIYQGRLQELQQEAQIGWKAAQRGELVDGPTAMAQIRASLHSRHATES; from the coding sequence ATGCAAATTGTTCTCCCACCCGAACTTGAAGAACTCGTGCAGCGCCAACTGGCTAGCGGCAAATATCAAACTGCGATCGACGTTCTTATCGCAGGTGCAAAACTCCTTGAACAGCAAGAAGATATTTATCAGGGACGACTGCAAGAACTGCAACAGGAAGCCCAAATTGGATGGAAAGCCGCTCAACGGGGTGAACTTGTCGATGGTCCTACCGCAATGGCGCAAATTCGCGCTAGCCTGCATTCTCGTCATGCCACCGAGTCATGA
- a CDS encoding WD40 repeat domain-containing protein, protein MVALLQPKSTSNDQTIRLWDIFSYQCIRILRGHTNKVTSVTFSPDGRFLASGSYDRTIRVWDITSGKCLQIWSGHYGSVKSVAYHPNSHILASSSQDETIRLWNIQTGKGIQILRSPRLYEGMNITGVTGLTEAQIANLKALGAVEFQES, encoded by the coding sequence ATGGTAGCTCTACTCCAGCCAAAGTCTACTAGCAATGATCAAACAATTCGATTATGGGATATTTTCAGCTATCAATGTATCCGAATTTTGAGGGGACACACTAACAAAGTAACTTCAGTCACCTTTAGCCCTGATGGAAGATTTTTAGCTAGTGGAAGTTATGATCGAACTATTAGAGTCTGGGATATTACATCAGGTAAATGTTTACAAATTTGGTCAGGGCACTATGGATCTGTCAAATCGGTTGCTTATCACCCAAATAGTCACATTCTTGCAAGTAGCAGCCAAGACGAAACCATTAGATTGTGGAATATTCAGACAGGAAAAGGTATTCAAATTCTGAGGAGCCCTCGTTTGTATGAAGGTATGAATATTACCGGGGTTACAGGATTAACAGAAGCTCAAATAGCCAATCTTAAGGCGCTGGGAGCAGTAGAATTCCAAGAAAGTTAA
- a CDS encoding helix-turn-helix domain-containing protein codes for MPRLAPTPLQLTELERSQLQQVVKRHNTPQQIALRANIILLADEGLNHRDIGRELNISRDMARLWRNRWLDLSQKHIPVLERLVDAPRSGGPATFSLEQILQLFAIACESPENYGRPISHWTSRELADEMIKQGIVESISPRHVGRLMDEADLKPHQSQYWLNPPPTLSSTQRSKTSARST; via the coding sequence ATGCCTAGACTCGCTCCAACGCCCTTACAACTGACTGAGCTAGAACGATCGCAACTGCAACAGGTGGTCAAGCGCCACAACACGCCCCAGCAAATTGCCTTAAGAGCCAACATTATTCTTCTGGCAGACGAAGGACTCAACCATCGAGACATTGGACGAGAACTCAACATCAGTCGAGACATGGCAAGACTGTGGCGAAACCGATGGTTAGACTTGAGCCAGAAGCATATTCCGGTGCTAGAGCGATTAGTCGATGCTCCCCGCTCAGGCGGTCCTGCAACCTTCAGCTTAGAACAGATTCTGCAACTGTTTGCGATTGCCTGTGAGAGTCCTGAGAATTATGGACGCCCCATTAGTCACTGGACCTCCAGAGAACTGGCAGATGAAATGATAAAACAAGGCATTGTGGAGAGCATTTCCCCACGTCATGTTGGGCGATTAATGGACGAAGCAGACTTAAAACCGCACCAGTCCCAGTACTGGTTAAATCCCCCCCCGACCCTCAGTTCGACACAAAGGTCAAAGACATCTGCGAGGTCTACCTGA